The following proteins come from a genomic window of Populus nigra chromosome 6, ddPopNigr1.1, whole genome shotgun sequence:
- the LOC133697038 gene encoding ribulose bisphosphate carboxylase/oxygenase activase, chloroplastic isoform X2: MAATISTVGAVNTAPLALNGSGAGSTVPNSAFFGNSLKKVSSSRFTNSKISSGSFKVAAEYDEKKQTDKDRWGGLVTDMSDDQQDITRGKGMVDSLFQAPQGTGTHNAILSSYEYLSQGLRTYNLDNNMDGYYIAPAFMDKLVVHISKNFMSLPNIKVPLILGIWGGKGQGKSFQCELVFAKMGINPIMMSAGELESGNAGEPAKLIRQRYREAADIIKKKGKMCCLFINDLDAGAGRLGGTTQYTVNNQMVNATLMNIADNPTNVQLPGMYNKEENPRVPIIVTGNDFSTLYAPLIRDGRMEKFYWAPTRDDRIGVCIGIFKSDKIPKEDIVKLVDTFPGQSIDFFGALRARVYDDEVRKWVSGVGVDSIGKKLVNSREGPPTFEQPKMTIEKLLEYGNMLVQEQENVKRVQLADKYLSQASLGEANQDSIDRGTFYG, from the exons ATGGCAGCAACCATCTCAACCGTTGGAGCTGTCAACACAGCACCG CTGGCTTTGAATGGCTCTGGCGCTGGATCCACAGTCCCAAATTCAGCATTCTTTGGCAACAGCTTGAAGAAAGTGAGCTCATCAAGGTTCACAAACTCCAAAATTTCATCAGGGAGCTTCAAGGTTGCTGCAGAGTACGATGAGAAGAAGCAGACCGACAAGGACAGATGGGGAGGCCTCGTTACAGACATGTCTGATGACCAACAAGATATCACCAGAGGAAAGGGTATGGTGGACTCTCTTTTCCAAGCCCCCCAGGGAACTGGAACTCACAACGCCATTTTGAGCTCTTATGAGTATCTCAGTCAAGGTCTTCGTAC GTACAACTTGGACAACAACATGGATGGTTACTACATTGCTCCTGCTTTCATGGACAAGCTTGTTGTTCACATCTCCAAGAACTTCATGAGCCTGCCTAATATCAAG GTTCCTCTCATCTTGGGTATTTGGGGAGGCAAAGGCCAAGGAAAATCCTTCCAGTGTGAACTTGTCTTTGCCAAGATGGGAATTAA CCCAATCATGATGAGTGCTGGAGAATTGGAAAGTGGGAACGCTGGTGAACCCGCAAAACTTATCAGGCAAAGGTACCGTGAGGCGGCTGATATAATCAAGAAGAAGGGAAAGATGTGCTGCCTCTTCATCAACGATCTTGATGCCGGAGCTGGTAGACTTGGTGGAACTACCCAATACACCGTCAACAACCAGATGGTTAATGCTACCCTCATGAACATTGCTGACAACCCAACAAATGTGCAACTTCCCGGCATGTACAACAAGGAGGAGAATCCACGTGTCCCCATCATCGTCACTGGTAACGATTTTTCAACATTGTATGCTCCTCTTATCCGTGATGGTCGTATGGAGAAATTCTACTGGGCTCCAACCAGAGATGATAGGATTGGTGTCTGCATTGGAATATTCAAGAGTGACAAAATTCCCAAGGAAGATATTGTCAAGCTTGTTGATACCTTCCCTGGTCAATCTATCG ATTTCTTTGGTGCTCTCAGAGCCCGAGTTTATGACGATGAGGTGAGGAAGTGGGTCTCAGGTGTTGGTGTTGACAGCATTGGAAAGAAACTTGTGAACTCACGGGAAGGACCCCCAACTTTTGAGCAGCCGAAGATGACAATCGAGAAGCTCCTTGAGTATGGAAACATGCTTGTCCAGGAGCAAGAGAATGTGAAGAGAGTCCAATTGGCTGACAAGTACCTGAGCCAGGCTTCTCTTGGTGAAGCCAATCAAGATTCCATTGATAGAGGAACTTTCTATGGTTAG
- the LOC133695986 gene encoding LOB domain-containing protein 33-like — MTGLGSSCGACKFLRRKCTSECVFAPYFCYDQAAAHFAAVHKVFGASNVSKLLLHLPVHNRGDAAITISYEALARMRDPIYGCVAHIFALQHQVASLQEEIEILENQMASLTVGVAGFGSSPTISNPNCEMLFSFQQDAMNTQYYQNPQSAQLNHSGYTTGNQTFDGQMNVPLPPLYGWEDQDIFCNSHPRPLERLLEEVDKEMFTYCSWPDSGNIII, encoded by the exons ATGACAGGGCTGGGCTCTTCGTGCGGAGCATGCAAATTCCTGCGAAGAAAGTGCACAAGCGAATGTGTGTTCGCACCGTATTTCTGTTATGACCAGGCTGCAGCCCACTTTGCCGCAGTGCACAAAGTGTTTGGTGCAAGCAATGTTTCAAAGCTATTATTGCACCTACCAGTACACAATCGAGGCGATGCTGCTATCACCATATCTTATGAAGCACTGGCTAGGATGCGAGATCCTATATATGGCTGCGTTGCTCATATCTTCGCACTGCAACACCAG GTTGCCAGCTTACAAGAGGAGATAGAAATCCTTGAGAACCAGATGGCTAGTCTCACAGTTGGTGTCGCCGGTTTTGGAAGTTCGCCAACAATCTCAAACCCGAACTGtgagatgctgttttccttccaaCAAGATGCCATGAACACACAATATTACCAGAATCCACAATCTGCACAGCTAAACCATTCAGGATATACAACTGGGAACCAAACTTTTGATGGCCAGATGAACGTGCCACTTCCTCCTTTATATGGATGGGAAGACCAAGACATTTTTTGCAACTCTCACCCACGTCCTTTAGAGAGACTCCTCGAGGAAGTTGACAAAGAGATGTTCACATATTGTTCATGGCCGGACAGCGGAAACATCATCATATGA
- the LOC133696348 gene encoding L-type lectin-domain containing receptor kinase S.4-like encodes MSQMITLLLFLLFLTSPVFSQLDELYFPGFNRVTSNMSLNGAAVIEKNGILRLTNNTQHTVGHAFYSSPVKFKNSSNGKSFSFSTAFAFTIVPENPRIRGHGFAFTISTSKELPGALPNQYLGLLNATDSGNFSNHLFAVEFDTVKDYDLHDINDNHVGIDINSVISNKSVPAASFLVNSTTKDLNLCSGRPIQAWVDYDSIKNLLEVRLSSFSKRPVFPILSCKIDLSPLFKDYMYVGFSSSTGLLTSTHYILGWSFSMKGEAKSLSIPSLPSLPGHKMNHTGLILGLSTLATFLIILIVATTFYLPRKIKKTDVTEAWELDIGPHRFSYQELKKATKNFRDEELLGFGGFGKVYKGTLPNSNAEIAVKRIYHESTQGLKEFLTEIASIGRLRHRNLVRLLGWCRQQGDLLLVYDFMANGSLDKYLFDNPKTILKWEQRFNIIKGVASGLLYLHEEWEQTVIHRDIKAGNVLLDSELNGRLGDFGLAKLYDRNSNPITTKVVGTLGYLAPELTRTGKPTTSSDVFAFGALLLEVVCGRKPIEPKALPEELILVDLVWDRWKSGAILDVVDPRLNGDFNEHEAVLVLKLGLMCSNNAPNARPPMRQVARYLEGEVALPALVAAPNAYDGKNVNANKVRRELVDHKHSYPVSSNLEKVSTWSFDGDYGDTDIEAGSDSALPPSGGSECK; translated from the coding sequence ATGTCCCAGATGATCACGCTTCTCTTGTTTCTCCTTTTCCTTACAAGCCCAGTTTTTTCTCAGCTAGATGAACTCTACTTCCCAGGCTTTAATCGTGTTACCAGTAACATGAGCCTAAATGGTGCCGCTGTGATTGAAAAAAATGGCATACTTCGGTTAACAAACAACACTCAACACACAGTGGGTCATGCATTTTACTCATCTCCAGTCAAATTCAAGAACTCTAGTAATGGAAAAAGCTTCTCCTTCTCAACAGCCTTTGCTTTTACTATTGTTCCTGAGAATCCAAGAATAAGAGGTCATGGTTTTGCTTTCACAATATCCACCTCAAAAGAGCTCCCAGGCGCGCTTCCAAACCAGTATCTAGGTCTCCTCAACGCAACCGACAGTGGAAACTTCTCCAATCATCTCTTTGCAGTTGAGTTTGACACTGTTAAAGACTATGACTTGCATGATATAAATGATAACCATGTTGGCATTGATATCAATAGCGTGATATCAAACAAATCCGTTCCTGCTGCATCCTTTCTTGTTAATTCAACAACGAAAGATTTGAATCTTTGCAGTGGTAGGCCTATTCAAGCATGGGTTGATTACGATTCGATCAAGAATCTACTAGAAGTAAGGCTTTCATCTTTTTCTAAAAGACCGGTTTTTCCTATCCTATCCTGTAAGATAGATCTTTCTCCTCTTTTCAAAGATTATATGTATGTTGGGTTCTCTTCATCAACTGGCTTGCTCACAAGCACACACTATATCCTTGGATGGAGTTTCAGCATGAAAGGAGAGGCTAAATCTTTATCTATTCCTTCCCTTCCTTCCCTTCCGGGGCATAAAATGAATCACACAGGATTGATTTTAGGTCTCTCAACTTTAGCTACTTTTCTCATAATCTTGATCGTGGCCACGACATTTTACCTTCCcaggaagataaaaaaaacagatgtcACAGAGGCATGGGAACTTGATATTGGCCCTCACAGATTCTCTTACCAAGAACTCAAGAAAGCAACGAAGAATTTTCGAGATGAAGAGTTGCTTGGATTTGGTGGATTTGGAAAAGTTTACAAAGGAACCCTGCCGAATTCTAATGCTGAAATCGCAGTTAAGCGAATCTATCACGAGTCTACACAAGGTTTGAAAGAGTTTTTGACTGAGATTGCTAGCATCGGTCGGCTTCGTCATAGAAATTTGGTTCGGTTACTGGGATGGTGTCGGCAGCAAGGTGACCTACTACTTGTCTATGATTTCATGGCTAATGGGAGCTTGGACAAGTACTTATTTGATAATCCTAAGACAATTCTTAAATGGGAACAAAGGTTCAATATTATCAAAGGTGTGGCCTCAGGCCTTTTGTATTTACATGAAGAATGGGAACAGACTGTGATTCACAGAGACATAAAGGCTGGTAATGTGTTATTAGATTCTGAGTTAAATGGAAGACTTGGCGACTTTGGTCTTGCCAAGTTATATGATCGTAACTCCAACCCCATCACCACTAAAGTGGTGGGGACATTGGGTTACTTAGCACCTGAGCTAACAAGAACAGGCAAGCCCACTACAAGTTCAGATGTGTTTGCCTTTGGTGCTCTTTTGCTTGAAGTAGTTTGTGGAAGGAAACCTATTGAGCCTAAAGCATTGCCGGAGGAGCTCATTTTGGTGGATTTGGTATGGGATAGGTGGAAAAGTGGTGCAATTCTTGATGTAGTGGATCCAAGATTGAATGGTGACTTTAACGAGCACGAGGCTGTTCTTGTGTTGAAACTGGGGCTAATGTGCTCTAACAATGCGCCGAATGCGAGGCCTCCAATGAGGCAGGTTGCGAGGTATTTGGAAGGAGAAGTGGCATTACCAGCGTTGGTTGCAGCCCCAAATGCATATGATGGGAAAAATGTTAATGCAAATAAGGTTAGGAGGGAGTTAGTGGATCATAAGCATTCATATCCAGTATCATCAAATTTGGAGAAGGTCAGTACATGGTCCTTCGATGGTGATTACGGGGATACTGAT
- the LOC133697038 gene encoding ribulose bisphosphate carboxylase/oxygenase activase, chloroplastic isoform X1 produces the protein MAATISTVGAVNTAPLALNGSGAGSTVPNSAFFGNSLKKVSSSRFTNSKISSGSFKVAAEYDEKKQTDKDRWGGLVTDMSDDQQDITRGKGMVDSLFQAPQGTGTHNAILSSYEYLSQGLRTYNLDNNMDGYYIAPAFMDKLVVHISKNFMSLPNIKVPLILGIWGGKGQGKSFQCELVFAKMGINPIMMSAGELESGNAGEPAKLIRQRYREAADIIKKKGKMCCLFINDLDAGAGRLGGTTQYTVNNQMVNATLMNIADNPTNVQLPGMYNKEENPRVPIIVTGNDFSTLYAPLIRDGRMEKFYWAPTRDDRIGVCIGIFKSDKIPKEDIVKLVDTFPGQSIDFFGALRARVYDDEVRKWVSGVGVDSIGKKLVNSREGPPTFEQPKMTIEKLLEYGNMLVQEQENVKRVQLADKYLSQASLGEANQDSIDRGTFYGQAAQQVKVPVAEGCTDPNAANFDPTARSDDGSCTYKF, from the exons ATGGCAGCAACCATCTCAACCGTTGGAGCTGTCAACACAGCACCG CTGGCTTTGAATGGCTCTGGCGCTGGATCCACAGTCCCAAATTCAGCATTCTTTGGCAACAGCTTGAAGAAAGTGAGCTCATCAAGGTTCACAAACTCCAAAATTTCATCAGGGAGCTTCAAGGTTGCTGCAGAGTACGATGAGAAGAAGCAGACCGACAAGGACAGATGGGGAGGCCTCGTTACAGACATGTCTGATGACCAACAAGATATCACCAGAGGAAAGGGTATGGTGGACTCTCTTTTCCAAGCCCCCCAGGGAACTGGAACTCACAACGCCATTTTGAGCTCTTATGAGTATCTCAGTCAAGGTCTTCGTAC GTACAACTTGGACAACAACATGGATGGTTACTACATTGCTCCTGCTTTCATGGACAAGCTTGTTGTTCACATCTCCAAGAACTTCATGAGCCTGCCTAATATCAAG GTTCCTCTCATCTTGGGTATTTGGGGAGGCAAAGGCCAAGGAAAATCCTTCCAGTGTGAACTTGTCTTTGCCAAGATGGGAATTAA CCCAATCATGATGAGTGCTGGAGAATTGGAAAGTGGGAACGCTGGTGAACCCGCAAAACTTATCAGGCAAAGGTACCGTGAGGCGGCTGATATAATCAAGAAGAAGGGAAAGATGTGCTGCCTCTTCATCAACGATCTTGATGCCGGAGCTGGTAGACTTGGTGGAACTACCCAATACACCGTCAACAACCAGATGGTTAATGCTACCCTCATGAACATTGCTGACAACCCAACAAATGTGCAACTTCCCGGCATGTACAACAAGGAGGAGAATCCACGTGTCCCCATCATCGTCACTGGTAACGATTTTTCAACATTGTATGCTCCTCTTATCCGTGATGGTCGTATGGAGAAATTCTACTGGGCTCCAACCAGAGATGATAGGATTGGTGTCTGCATTGGAATATTCAAGAGTGACAAAATTCCCAAGGAAGATATTGTCAAGCTTGTTGATACCTTCCCTGGTCAATCTATCG ATTTCTTTGGTGCTCTCAGAGCCCGAGTTTATGACGATGAGGTGAGGAAGTGGGTCTCAGGTGTTGGTGTTGACAGCATTGGAAAGAAACTTGTGAACTCACGGGAAGGACCCCCAACTTTTGAGCAGCCGAAGATGACAATCGAGAAGCTCCTTGAGTATGGAAACATGCTTGTCCAGGAGCAAGAGAATGTGAAGAGAGTCCAATTGGCTGACAAGTACCTGAGCCAGGCTTCTCTTGGTGAAGCCAATCAAGATTCCATTGATAGAGGAACTTTCTATG GCCAAGCGGCACAGCAAGTAAAGGTGCCTGTCGCTGAAGGCTGTACTGATCCAAATGCAGCAAACTTTGATCCAACTGCAAGGAGTGATGATGGAAGCTGCACTTACAAATTCTAA